The following are encoded in a window of Amphibacillus xylanus NBRC 15112 genomic DNA:
- a CDS encoding transposase family protein has product MNGVTYQVFQARLTYTPKACEKCGVKNENHSVIKHGTKTSTIKLGYIIFQPVLLRLKKQRFYCKVCDQMFTASTSLVDKHCYISNLIKSHIA; this is encoded by the coding sequence ATAAATGGTGTTACTTATCAAGTTTTTCAAGCGCGCCTAACATATACACCTAAAGCATGCGAAAAATGCGGTGTAAAAAATGAAAATCACTCCGTGATTAAACATGGGACAAAAACATCTACAATCAAGCTAGGTTATATTATCTTTCAACCTGTACTGCTACGTTTAAAAAAACAACGTTTTTATTGTAAGGTATGTGATCAAATGTTTACTGCATCAACATCATTAGTAGATAAGCATTGTTACATATCTAATTTGATAAAAAGCCATATCGCTTGA